The sequence ACCTAGCACACCAATGGTTGCATTGCGCAGCGAGCCAAGGATCGAAAGCAGCTTATCCACCACCAGGCGCCGCTGGTCCTGATTGATCTCCATCACTGCATGCAGCAGCTGCGGATGCAGCCCGGCCTCGTCGGCCATATGGGCCAGGGCGCGCACATCCTTGGGGAAGCAGGAGCCGCCGTAGCCGAGGCCGGCATCGAGGAAAGCGCGTCCGATTCGCTTATCGTAGCCCATACCCACCGCCACCTCTTTCACATCGGCCCCCAGGCGCTCGCAGATCTGGGCAATCTCATTAATGAATGAGATCTTCGTCGCCAGGAAGGCGTTCGAAGCGTACTTGATCATTTCCGCCGTATAGATATCGGTCATGATGATGGGGGCGCGCAGTGGCAGATAGAGAGCAGCCACCCGGTGGGCGGCCTCCATATCGGACGAGCCGAGCACGATACGATCGGGGTTCAGGAAATCCTGGATGGCGGCCCCCTCGCGCAGAAACTCCGGGTTCGAGACCACCGTGAAAGAGACATCCGGGCGCGCCAGATGGGTGCGGATGATGCGCGTCACCACATCGCCGCTGCCGACGGGTACGGTGCTCTTATTAATGATAATAGCGTAGTGATCCAGCTCCTCGGCGATCATGCGCGCCGCCATTTCGACGTAGCGCATATCGGCACTGCCCTGGGTGCTGCCAGTGGGAGTATTGACCGCAATGAAAATAAACTCGCTGTCGGCGAGGCCCTCGCGGTAGCTGGTGGTAAAATGGAGGCGTTCAGCGCGGACATTACGCGCAATCATCTCTGCCAGGCCCGGCTCATAAATCGGAACCTCGCCGCGTTTCAGCCGGGCGATTTTCTCCTCGGCGATATCCACGCAGGTGACATCGTTCCCCATATCGGCGAAACAGGTGCCGGTTACCAGCCCGACATAGCCCGTGCCGATCACACAAATCTTCGACATCGCTCTTTCCTGCTCCTCTACGTCTCTCTTCTTCGTAGTTGTTGCTGGCTGCCTGATTGATTGGCTCTGCTCAGGCCAGGCTCACGAAGGGATTCTCATATTTTTCTTCGCCGATGGTTGTGGGCGCGCCGTGCCCGGGAAAGACAACCAGGTCATCCTCCAAAGTATAGAGCTTCTCACGAATCGAGCGCACCAGCTGCTCATAGTTGCCGCCGGGTAGATCGGTGCGCCCAATGCCGCGCTCAAAGAGCGTGTCGCCGCTGAAGACGCAGTACGGACGGCTCACCAGACAGACGCCGCCGGGTGTATGTCCGGGGGTATGCCGCACCTCCAGTGACAGGGTTCCGAAGGTGATCAGCTGCCCATCCTCAAGCAGGATATCAGGTTTACGGCGCACAAGGGGCGGCTCGCGTCCAGCGCTTTTGGCGGCGTACTCATCGGTATAGTAAGGGAGATCGGCGGAGTGGATGGCCAGCGGCACCGGGTAGACCTCGCTCACGGCGTCGATTGCGCAGATGTGGTCGAAATGACCGTGTGTGTTGATGATATAGCGAGGA comes from Thermogemmatispora onikobensis and encodes:
- a CDS encoding UDP-glucose dehydrogenase family protein, producing the protein MSKICVIGTGYVGLVTGTCFADMGNDVTCVDIAEEKIARLKRGEVPIYEPGLAEMIARNVRAERLHFTTSYREGLADSEFIFIAVNTPTGSTQGSADMRYVEMAARMIAEELDHYAIIINKSTVPVGSGDVVTRIIRTHLARPDVSFTVVSNPEFLREGAAIQDFLNPDRIVLGSSDMEAAHRVAALYLPLRAPIIMTDIYTAEMIKYASNAFLATKISFINEIAQICERLGADVKEVAVGMGYDKRIGRAFLDAGLGYGGSCFPKDVRALAHMADEAGLHPQLLHAVMEINQDQRRLVVDKLLSILGSLRNATIGVLGLAFKANTDDMREAPSLDIIRWITGQGAQVRAYDPVARETARQAMEREGIRLDLVTFCSSAYEVAEQADAIIIVTDWNEFKSLDMVQIRNLMRRPVLIDGRNIYEPREMVSLGFTYRGIGRGTGPAATVLPASDSTTPPPAPIREGTLIGEGDEYR
- a CDS encoding MBL fold metallo-hydrolase gives rise to the protein MSERADARPLVATVVVGFLQENCYLYACPHTREAVIIDPGDEPERILQRIKDLELVPRYIINTHGHFDHICAIDAVSEVYPVPLAIHSADLPYYTDEYAAKSAGREPPLVRRKPDILLEDGQLITFGTLSLEVRHTPGHTPGGVCLVSRPYCVFSGDTLFERGIGRTDLPGGNYEQLVRSIREKLYTLEDDLVVFPGHGAPTTIGEEKYENPFVSLA